The sequence TTGTGGTTGAAGACGCCGCGCAGGCGCATGGAGCTGAATACAAAGGGAAACGTGTGGGGACCTTGGGGAATATCGCCTGTTTTAGTTTTTATCCCACCAAAAATTTGGGGGCGATGGGCGATGGCGGCGCGGTTGTTTCAAACAACACGGAACTTCTGGCCAAAGTGGCCCGTTTGGCGGATCACGGTCGGGCTGATCGCTACTATCACACAGTGGAAGGGTTCAACAGTCGGTTGGATACTTTTCAAGCGGCCATTCTTCGAATCAAATTGGCCACCCTTGACCAATCCAACGAACGTCGGCGGAAAATCGCGGAGGCGTATAACAATGCGCTTCGTCAACAATCTTTCATTAAACCTCCTTTTGTTGCATCGACCTCCAAACACGTGTTCCATTTGTATTGCGTTGAAAGCTCTCATCGAGACGCGCTCCTGCAATATCTTCAAGACCGCCAAATTGGGTGTGGAGTTTATTATCCGATTCCCCTTCATCTTCAACCCGCTTACGCCCGGCTGGGACTTAAAAGGGGGGATTTCCCCGTTAGTGAAACGCTTTCGGAAAGAATTTTGGCGCTTCCCATGTATC is a genomic window of Elusimicrobiota bacterium containing:
- the desV gene encoding dTDP-3-amino-3,4,6-trideoxy-alpha-D-glucose transaminase, which translates into the protein MSVPFLDVRVTDPATRAQIDRVIGDLISTASYIGGKEVQTFAEEFGAYCGGGKCVTLANGTDALILALKALGIGAGDEVITVPFTFIATTEAITHVGATIRFVDIHPKTYTMDVEQLKRAITPKTKAILPVHLFGQPADMDSILEIANQHRLFVVEDAAQAHGAEYKGKRVGTLGNIACFSFYPTKNLGAMGDGGAVVSNNTELLAKVARLADHGRADRYYHTVEGFNSRLDTFQAAILRIKLATLDQSNERRRKIAEAYNNALRQQSFIKPPFVASTSKHVFHLYCVESSHRDALLQYLQDRQIGCGVYYPIPLHLQPAYARLGLKRGDFPVSETLSERILALPMYPDLSDHDLQTVCEALKAFSPAVLH